The window GCACAAAACCAAATCATAGAACGCTACTACAACAGGAAGGCTCACCTCAGATATTTCAAGATTGGGGACTTAGTTCTCAAAAAGGTTTTACAATCAACAAAAACAACTGGAGCAGGAAAGTTGAACCCAAATTTGGAAGGACCTTATAAAGTTCGAGGTATCGCTGGAAATAGTGCGTATGAGTTAGAAACCATGGACGACAAGGTTTTACCTTCGAGTTGGAATGCTgttcatttaaaaaaatattatttctgaGCGAAAGAAATACCCCCGGTCAGGTATCACTTAATTACGATTTTTGTTTTGTACAGTTAAGATTATATTaataattttagatgataggaAAAATATTAGCCcacaccaaatgatgatattagacctgaAAGACACGCGGATGCAAAATTATTCATGGTCTAGGGTTACAACCTTTCTAATGGAAATAAAAAGGGTTAAGCAGTCATTATCTAAAAAATATATACCTCCGAGTCCCGTATGATTTTTCCTTTTCAGAAAATGGACCACATGGAAGGAATAATCAAGTgctcgagatttcatacttcaaaactCTAGCACTTGGGGGACTATATATATGAAAGGCAAAGAAGACTAGAAAAGTCAGAATTCGAGTCAAGCCTGGGTCAATCTACCCAACAAATCAAAAGTTAAGAGCAAATCAAGAGCCAAAAACACAAGCCTGATTCAAAAACCTATGATAAAGTATAGACTCGCGGATGTAAATTACAAAATCTTACGAGTACCTAGGTTAAAGGCAATATTTAGTCATGGGTTGCAAGATATACTctagaattttgtaaaatctgttATAAAGAAAACAGTTATGATAGAGTTGTAGATGTTACTTGAATACATTTAAAGTATTATACagtttgaaagttcaaaaatacaaaacttcctcaaattattCAAGAAATATGTATGTTCCTACTTCTTCTTTCGTATGTTTACACTAATATGAAGTTGAGACGTCTTCTTCATTAAGTGTCAtttataaaagggccctcttttataattcgtgCTTATTCAAAAAAGTCACggagtattgaagcatttttacATGCAAAATAAGAGAGTAGAACAGAAACTCAAAATAAGATATTATAAGAGTTGAACAAAAACTCAAAAAGTAATATTATATAAACTTGGTTAAAACTAAGTATAAACTTAGTTCAAACCTAAGTATTTGACATTAAAATCCAAAACGGACCAGGGGTAAAACTTCCCAATCATtccaccaaaaaaaaaaacaaaacaacacaATAAAGTTTCCAAACAAACTTTCACTATGTGGCATGTTCCAAACCAGTGCTATCAGGAGGATTCAAGATGGCATCAGCAGCAGCAGCAGAAGGTTcgacttgagcagaagaggtttgAACATTAGCTTCGCCATGAGTAATTTCATCACCCTCAGGAATGCCGACCTCAGGTGAAGTAAAGTTTTGACTCAGTTTTTGTAGAAGAGGTCTCCTTAGTTTTTGCAATTTCAGCAGCTAAGTCAAAGCCTTCCTGACTTGCCTCCATTAAAGTTTTGAGGCACATGTTCAAAAAAGCCCAGCTTACATCAATAATAGCTTTGTCCTCAAAGGCTTCATAATGCCTCTCCCATTGCCCAATTTCAGCTCTCAACGCTTCCTTTTCAGTCAAAACAGCATCATAAGAAGCTTGTAAGGGGGCGAGATCTTCTTGTGTTTGGGTGAGCATTTGAACAAGCTCCCCGACGTAAACTTCCTTTTGGTTAAGCAGTTCTTTCAAACCTTTTATTTCCTCAGTCGCTTTGGAAAGTTGCTAGGCAAATAAAGACTTGAGAAGGTCTTTATCCTTGCCCAATGACTGGAAGAGGCTTTCTCAATCGCCAACTCTATTGCCATTACCTTCACTTGTTGTTCCAAGGTACACTTCTCcttatctaaaacttcttttccAAGCTGAAGGCCTTCAAACTGTTCCTTCCAGTTGTCTGCTTCGGTGCGATAGTCGTTCATTAACTGCTCAGTATGGACAATCCTCTTCATCAGCTCCGTGCCTATTAGGTTGATCTACACGAGAAAAGGAAATGTGATTATCAAATAAAGATGAAAAGAAAATCACAAGCAAAGTAAAAAGCTAAGGCTTATACCTTTAAAGATGAATGGACAATATCATTCATCTATTTAAAGAACTGTGGTGTTCGAATTTGGACTTCTCAACTGGGCCAATTAACGATGGCAGTCATACATCAGCTTGGCCAGATTTCTTCGGAAGATAACCATTCTCGTGGACTTCAAGGGTAACTGTTTTCATTATCCTACTATTACTGGAAGAACCAACTTCAACATGAGAAGTGGTAATAGCAGGGGCAGTTGAGGCAGTCAAAACAGCCATGGGTGGAGCAGTGGCAGTAACAATAGGTGCGGGAAACTAAGGATCAACAGGAGCAGATACTGGAAAAGAGGCAAGAGGCGCTTCCTCAGAAACAAAGCCGAAGTCTTCACTATCAAACCCATGGGAAAAAAACTATTCTGTAGAGTCACGAAGTGCGACAGTCATCTCTTCATCAGAGCTCACCAAAGTGGCACTTTCGGGCTCATGCATGGGAACAAAACCGGGAAGAGGAGTAGCTTTATCATCCAATGTGACACGTCTCCTAGCTCGAGGATTACGTACTAACGAGCCCTCCTCTCGTTCTTTTTCATCCTCGAAACCGTGAGCTCTATCAGCGTTTCTCTTTGATGAGGAACTCAAGATCATCTCTTGAGCCATAGACAGAGAAAGTTTCGATGCAGCAATAGATGTGGCGCTAAAACCCCGAACGGGAAACCCTAGCAAAACAAGAAGTTAGtaaattttcaaataaatatgaAAGCAAGGTAGAAAATTGAAGAGATACCATGAATGTTCACTTTCAAACCAAACCTATTAGAAAGGTACTTCCAGGACCTTCCTTCCATAGGAGCAACAGTTAATAATTTTTCTACCCAAGCACAGAAGTCTGGAATTTCTTCAACAACTTCCATGATtgctgaaaagaaaaaaaaaaagaaaatagtcACGAGATTGTAAGTTCTTTTTTCttcaataaaaaaagaagaagagagtcTGAAAAGAAACTTACGTGCATAGTTCCACTTTTCTAGAAAATGCATGTTCTCTTCACTCACTAAACCACTTGTGGGAGCAGCAACGAAACAGGCATACCAGCCACGATCCTTGTCATCTTCAAGGCTAACCAAAACCTTTTACTCCTGGCCATGAGAGCAAATACCCAGAACGAAACAACTTGAGAGAATAAATATGAATTAAGTGATAGAAGGTAAAG is drawn from Nicotiana tomentosiformis chromosome 12, ASM39032v3, whole genome shotgun sequence and contains these coding sequences:
- the LOC138902256 gene encoding uncharacterized protein; this encodes MGETPFSLVYDSEALILVEIEEPSMRFTLAMEESNNKELRTNLNLLEQRREAALIRMAAQNQIIERYYNRKAHLRYFKIGDLVLKKVLQSTKTTGAGKLNPNLEGPYKVRGIAGNSAYELETMDDKCYQEDSRWHQQQQQKVRLEQKRFEH